From one Candidatus Chromulinivorax destructor genomic stretch:
- the dnaA gene encoding chromosomal replication initiator protein DnaA: MEQIWQDFLKIAETELGMRAVETWIKAVSFYRCDTAMKKVYLKAPNAFVKDWVQTHYSTLFETHLKKLLQFDVLTIKFFVGEETAESELVLPVLPSSAPVVIPKKSSPRNQFALTKKNDTHHQVTNRLKLQYTFDSFVVGPNNSFAYAAARAVVDKLGTLYNPLLLYGGSGLGKTHLLHSIGNDVLLKNPQAVVLYQTTDRFVNEFINAIRFNHMQTFNAKYKQVDVLLIDDIQFMANKEQTQEAFFHIFNTLYDANKQIVFSSDILPRDLGGLADRLKSRLEWGLVADLQVPHLETKIAILKRKASAQNEQLSDVAANLIARRVISNVRELEGSLIRVLAFASLTNQPVTVDLIGKVLGVEQKAHSVIIEFDAVTKAVQKHFCYGLTELRSQNRTKDISLARQVTMYLMKKATHKSLREIGEFLNRKDHTTIAHAVARIDELRKIDQDLDARLQNLERELGSHI, translated from the coding sequence GTGGAACAAATTTGGCAGGATTTTTTAAAAATAGCTGAAACCGAACTTGGTATGCGTGCTGTCGAAACGTGGATCAAGGCGGTTTCTTTTTATCGTTGTGATACGGCTATGAAAAAAGTCTATCTCAAAGCTCCTAATGCCTTTGTTAAGGATTGGGTGCAGACCCACTATAGTACACTTTTTGAGACTCACTTAAAAAAGTTGTTACAATTCGATGTATTAACGATAAAGTTCTTTGTTGGTGAAGAAACAGCTGAATCAGAATTAGTTCTTCCTGTTTTACCTTCATCGGCGCCTGTTGTTATTCCAAAAAAGTCATCACCGCGAAATCAGTTTGCTCTTACCAAAAAAAATGACACGCATCATCAGGTTACCAACCGATTAAAATTACAATATACTTTTGATTCATTTGTTGTTGGTCCTAACAATTCATTTGCGTATGCAGCAGCTCGCGCTGTTGTAGACAAGCTTGGTACGTTGTATAATCCGCTTTTGTTGTACGGTGGTTCAGGCCTTGGCAAAACTCATTTATTGCATTCAATTGGTAATGATGTGTTATTAAAAAATCCTCAAGCTGTCGTGTTGTATCAGACAACTGATCGTTTTGTTAACGAATTTATTAACGCTATTCGTTTTAATCACATGCAAACATTTAATGCAAAGTACAAACAAGTGGATGTGTTATTAATTGATGATATTCAATTTATGGCAAACAAAGAGCAGACGCAAGAGGCATTCTTTCATATCTTTAACACCTTGTACGATGCAAATAAGCAAATTGTATTTTCAAGCGATATTTTACCACGCGACCTTGGAGGTCTTGCAGACCGATTAAAGTCTCGCTTAGAGTGGGGTCTTGTTGCGGATTTGCAAGTTCCACATCTTGAAACTAAAATTGCTATTTTAAAGCGCAAGGCATCAGCTCAAAATGAACAACTTTCTGACGTTGCTGCAAATTTAATTGCTCGTCGTGTGATTTCTAACGTTCGCGAATTAGAAGGTTCTTTAATTCGTGTGTTAGCATTTGCCTCGTTAACTAACCAACCAGTTACGGTCGATCTGATTGGTAAAGTACTTGGCGTTGAGCAAAAAGCTCATTCAGTTATCATCGAATTTGATGCAGTGACCAAAGCTGTGCAAAAGCATTTTTGCTATGGCTTAACTGAATTGCGTTCGCAAAACAGAACAAAAGATATTAGTTTGGCTCGCCAAGTGACAATGTATCTCATGAAAAAAGCAACCCATAAATCATTGCGTGAAATTGGTGAATTTTTAAATAGAAAAGATCATACAACTATTGCCCACGCTGTTGCTCGTATTGATGAATTACGTAAAATTGATCAAGATTTAGATGCTCGCTTGCAAAATCTTGAACGAGAACTTGGTTCTCATATCTAA
- a CDS encoding ankyrin repeat domain-containing protein yields the protein MKTIKMVIIFMLGWSLSLCYCAEESEQTRQEIIEQAMIDFPHLVEYYDMMCDKYPHEYFHSFYDYVVCYLAKNDLDPNFGELICDAIDWVLKTIENEFLAKVDEADCDHTQDPLFIYIMKYKDTTEIGRVVKKCLEMPCENEETLLGKVIKLKKDLLFKNLLEFGVDVNSVVYKPSLLSIACNYKQDRIVEHLLLAGADVNTDDFPLFIAVDQSSAMLDANNSLITFEHCDKIVSLLLDAGADVNTPNDQGWYILPFAVSSRNRNVISMIVSVPGINLNKQFLFGGTALHRAVHYNSIDIVEMLLDAGIDTSIPNDERKTAYDLIYNDNISMKMMFAQEHMRRSMNSCCVIS from the coding sequence ATGAAAACTATAAAAATGGTAATAATTTTTATGTTGGGATGGTCTTTATCGTTATGTTATTGCGCTGAAGAATCTGAGCAGACACGCCAAGAAATAATAGAACAAGCAATGATTGATTTTCCTCATCTAGTAGAATATTACGACATGATGTGTGACAAATATCCGCATGAATACTTTCATAGTTTTTATGATTATGTAGTTTGTTATCTTGCAAAAAATGATCTAGATCCTAATTTTGGGGAATTAATTTGTGATGCAATAGACTGGGTGCTTAAGACTATTGAAAATGAGTTTTTAGCAAAAGTTGATGAGGCTGATTGTGATCATACTCAAGATCCCTTATTTATATATATCATGAAGTATAAAGATACCACTGAGATCGGGCGTGTTGTAAAAAAATGTTTAGAGATGCCTTGTGAAAATGAAGAGACTTTACTTGGCAAAGTTATCAAATTAAAAAAAGACCTGTTATTTAAAAATCTGTTAGAGTTTGGTGTAGATGTTAATTCTGTTGTTTATAAACCAAGTTTGTTGTCAATTGCATGCAATTATAAACAAGATCGTATTGTAGAACATTTATTACTGGCAGGAGCTGATGTTAATACGGATGATTTTCCACTATTTATAGCAGTTGATCAAAGTTCTGCTATGCTAGACGCAAATAATTCTTTAATAACGTTTGAGCATTGTGATAAAATAGTTTCCCTTTTGCTTGATGCTGGTGCAGATGTAAATACACCAAATGATCAAGGTTGGTATATTTTACCATTTGCTGTTTCATCTCGTAATAGAAATGTGATCAGCATGATTGTATCTGTTCCTGGTATTAATTTGAATAAACAATTTTTGTTTGGGGGAACAGCTTTGCATAGGGCTGTTCATTATAATTCTATAGATATTGTAGAAATGTTACTGGATGCTGGAATAGACACTTCTATACCCAATGATGAGCGTAAAACAGCTTACGATCTTATCTATAACGATAACATCTCAATGAAAATGATGTTTGCACAAGAGCACATGAGACGTTCTATGAATTCTTGTTGTGTGATCTCATAA
- a CDS encoding ankyrin repeat domain-containing protein, with protein MIKSYKLLTFFIVCLQASFLSIAQESSEFAAEFFRNSNGTNHCKQQLDEHENITNNPKLTIEEIKEYVRMYPHLDEGFRLLQIKNPLPFSFHDFLAFHHFLAESGNIDNDVQIPMFGQIIQNAENLIAAGIQDAFFSRELKFATKCIYNNENDDHFNEVFSKLLIEDEQDKDKSDFDRVWFFQIQTIRFVMKHRHNFMKNILKLWFDEECKILHQEYYNLIFKEFRPNDGLKEYHLGNMISTNIAHDNPCMLKFIIEIDPNYLQFQDKAKNGLLHYAAHKNAIGCAQLLINRQININSRNNRGATALFCAVTQCNTEITRILINAHADLNMGSESITPLRRAVDNNHIQITQMLLNAGANQRLHKPHTLSPLGHAAIYHYEDIVDILIHAHPNFPSHDDLKLAKNVARTPERKAEIRRIEKQLYPEQQASCCAIS; from the coding sequence ATGATCAAATCATATAAGTTACTAACTTTTTTTATAGTTTGCTTACAAGCATCATTCTTATCGATTGCTCAAGAATCTTCCGAATTCGCTGCAGAATTTTTCAGGAATAGCAATGGTACAAATCATTGTAAGCAACAACTTGATGAACATGAAAATATTACAAACAATCCAAAATTAACCATTGAAGAGATAAAAGAATACGTCAGAATGTATCCACATCTTGATGAAGGTTTTCGTCTTCTTCAAATAAAAAACCCCCTACCATTTTCATTTCATGATTTTTTAGCATTTCATCACTTCTTAGCTGAATCTGGGAATATTGATAATGATGTGCAAATACCAATGTTTGGACAAATAATTCAAAATGCTGAAAATCTTATTGCTGCTGGTATACAAGATGCTTTTTTTTCTCGTGAGTTAAAATTTGCAACAAAATGTATCTATAACAATGAAAATGATGACCATTTTAATGAAGTTTTTTCTAAACTTTTAATCGAAGATGAGCAAGATAAAGACAAATCTGATTTTGATCGAGTATGGTTTTTTCAGATTCAAACTATACGTTTTGTTATGAAACATCGTCATAACTTCATGAAGAACATTCTCAAATTATGGTTTGATGAAGAATGTAAAATTCTTCATCAAGAATATTACAATCTTATCTTCAAAGAATTTCGACCAAATGATGGATTAAAAGAATATCATCTTGGTAACATGATAAGTACAAATATTGCACATGATAATCCTTGTATGTTAAAATTCATCATCGAAATAGATCCAAATTACTTACAATTTCAAGATAAAGCAAAAAATGGATTATTACATTATGCAGCACATAAAAATGCAATAGGATGCGCTCAATTATTAATCAACCGACAAATTAACATCAATTCACGAAACAATCGCGGAGCTACTGCTCTTTTTTGTGCTGTTACTCAATGCAATACTGAAATCACACGTATTTTAATTAATGCTCATGCTGATCTAAACATGGGATCTGAAAGTATCACTCCTTTACGTCGAGCTGTCGATAATAATCATATTCAGATAACGCAAATGTTATTGAATGCTGGTGCAAATCAAAGACTGCATAAGCCTCATACATTGAGCCCATTAGGGCATGCCGCTATTTATCATTATGAAGACATCGTAGATATATTAATTCATGCTCATCCAAATTTTCCATCCCATGATGATTTAAAACTTGCTAAAAATGTTGCAAGAACACCTGAAAGAAAAGCTGAAATAAGAAGGATTGAAAAACAGCTCTATCCTGAACAGCAAGCTTCATGCTGTGCTATATCATAA